From the genome of Leptotrichia sp. HSP-342:
ATCGCTGTGTCAAATGGAATGCCATTAATACTGGCTATTGTTTTGTCAATTATTTTATGTGCTATTATGGGAGTTGTAATTGATTTTTTTGCATATCGTCCAATTAGAAATGCGCCTAAAATTTCGGCACTTATTACAGCAATTGGAATGAGTTTTTTGCTAGAAAGTTTGGCACTTATAATATTTGGAGCAAATCCAAAAGTTATTGATCAGAAATATATACCAGCATTTTTATCAAACAACAACAAGATTAATTTAGGATTTTTAAGCATCAGCATGCTTACAATATTTGTAATTGTAGTTACTTCAGTTTGTATGATTGCCTTAAATTTATTTATTAAAAATACAAAATTAGGAAAAGCAACGAGAGCAGTTTCACAGGATACAGGAGCTGCACAGCTTATGGGAATTAATGTAAATAAGACTATTGCCATAACATTCGCAATTGGATCAGGGCTTGGTGCGTTGGGTGGAGCATTGTATGCGATTGTTTATCCGCAAATTGAGCCATATATGGGAATGCTGCCAGGATTGAAGGCATTTATTGCAGCTGTATTTGGAGGAATAGGAAGTATTCCAGGGGCGATGGTTGGTGGATATGTCTTAGGGCTTATTGAAGCATATGTAAAAGGTTCATCGCTTACAACTTGGGCAAATCCTATTGTATTTGGTGTACTGATATTAATACTAATTTTTAGGCCAAATGGACTATTTGGAAAGAATATGAAGGAAAAAGTATAATTTGAAAGGAGGAAAATGGGAAATATGGAAAAAACTAATAAAGATGTAAAAGCAAAAAATATAGATAGTACAGAAAAAAAGCATAAAGAAATAAAAGAATATAAATGGAAAAATTTGAACTATTTTAACAAATTAAAAGTAAAAAATTATGTTGTTACATTTATTTCAATAATTGCACTTTATATCGTCCTAAGTTTTACTTTTGATCCAAATGATGCTTTCAGTTATACAAAAGGAATATATATAAACATATTAATTTTTGTTTTATTTGCAGTAAGCTTAAACATAACAGTTGGGCTTATGGGACAGCTTAATTTGGGGCAAGCTGGATTTATTGCAATTGGTGGATATTCAGCGGCATTTATTTCAAAAATACTTGTAAATTATAACTTACCGACATTTTTACAGTTAATACTGGTATCATTGTTTGGAGGACTGGTTGCGGCTGTATTTGGATTTTTTGTTGGTGGAAGTACGCTAAGGTTAAGAGGGGATTATCTTGCGATTATTACTTTAGCATTTGGAGAAATTGTAAAATATATTATTCAAAATCTGGACTTTTTAGGTGGAGCAACTGGACTTAACAATATTCCAACAATTCTAGATTTTTCAAATACATATTTCATTGTAGTTATCTCGATTATTATAATCGCAATGGCAATGACTTCTCGAAAAGGGAAAGAGATTCTGTCAATTAGAGAAGATGAAATTGCGGCAGAAAATATAGGAATTGGACTAAATCGTGTAAAACTTTATGGATTTGCTTTTTCAGCGTTTTTTGCTGGAGTTGGAGGATCGTTATTTGCTCATAATATTGGAATTTTGACACCAGATAAATTTGGATTTTTATTCTCGATAGAAATTCTTGTTATGGTAGTGCTAGGCGGACTTGGAAGTATTACGGGAGCGATTATCGCTGCAACGATTTTGACACTTCTAAATGAAAGATTGAGAGATGTTTCGCAGTTTAGATACTTAGTTTATGCAATTATATTGATTTCATTAATGATTTTCCGTCCAAAAGGAATTTTTGGTACGAAGGAATTTACATTTGCAGGAACAAAGAGAAGAATTAATAAACTTAGAAATTATAGAAATAACAAGAATTAAAAAAGTGAAAGTTAGAATTAAATATTTTTGATAAATATAAAAATGAAGTAAAATAGGAGATAAAATATGTCATTATTAAAAACGACAGATTTGGGAATATCTTTTGGTGGGCTAAGAGCTGTTGATGAGGTAAATATTGAGATTAAAGAAGGGGAACTGGTTGGATTGATTGGTCCAAACGGAGCTGGGAAAACGACAATATTTAACTTGCTGACAGGCGTTTACAAGCCTACTGATGGGGATATTTCTATAAATCAGATTAGTATAAATAAAAAAACTACTCCACAGATAGTTGCTTTGGGAGTTGCCAGAACATTTCAAAATATAAGGCTGTTTAAGGAATTAACAGTGCTTGACAATGTAAAGCTGGCACTTAACAGCAGTATGAAATATAATACTTTTGAAGCGATTTTCAGGCTTCCTAGATTTTGGAAGGAAGAAAAGGAAATAACAGATAAGGCGCTTGATTTACTGGATATTTTTGATATGGCTGAAATGGCAAATATTACAGCAGGAAACTTGTCTTATGGACAGCAAAGAAAACTGGAGATAGCAAGAGCTTTGGCAACAAATCCAAAATTATTGCTACTGGATGAGCCTGCAGCAGGAATGAATCCAAACGAAACAAAAGAGCTGATGAACACTATCAGCTTTATAAGAAATAAATTTAAAATTGCAATCCTGCTAATCGAGCATGATATGGACTTGGTAATGGGAATTTGTGAAAGACTTTATGTGCTAAATTTTGGGAGAATTATTGCTTCAGGTCTTCCTGATGAGATTCAAAATAATAAGGAAGTTATTGCAGCTTATTTAGGAGAATAAAATTTAAGACGAAAATTAATAAATTAGCAAAAAGGAGGAAAAGTGAATATTTTAAATGTAAATGATTTAAATGTATATTATGGCGGAATTCACGCTATAAAAAACATTTCATTTCAGATAAAAAAAGGTGAAATCGTTTCTCTAATTGGTGCAAATGGTGCTGGAAAAACCTCCACACTTCACGCTATTTCAGGGCTTGTACCAATAAAATCAGGAGAAATTTCGCTAAGCGGAGAAAATGTAACTAACATTGATGCTTACAAGCTTGTCAGCCGTGGAATGGCACATGTTCCAGAAGGACGTAGAATCTTTACAGAATTAACTGTACTGGAAAATTTGGAAATAGGAGCATTTACAAGAAATGATACAGATCAAATAAAAAAAGATATGGAGCATATGTTCTCACTGTTTCCACGACTTGCTGAACGTAAAAAACAGCTGGCAGGAACAATGAGTGGGGGAGAACAGCAAATGCTAGCAATGGCAAGAGCCTTAATGTCAAATCCTTCACTACTATTGCTAGATGAGCCGTCAATGGGACTAGCACCATTATTAGTGCAGGAAATTTTTAACATAATTGTAAGAATTAATAAAGAAGAAAACGTAACTGTACTGTTAGTAGAACAAAATGCCAATATGGCACTATCGATTGCAGACAGAGGCTACGTTCTGGAAACTGGAAAAATAATTCTGGAAGGAACAGGAAAGGAACTGCTTACAAATCCAGAGATTAAAAAGGCTTATCTTGGAGGGTAAAAATAGAAAATTAGAATATTTGTTTTGGAAAACTGTCTTGAAAAGTTTTTTGACTTTTTGGGATGGTTTTTTTGTTTTGGAGAAATTTTGAGAGAAGAAAAAAACTGGGAGGAATCCCAGTTGAAAAGATTACTATTTTTTATAAATTTTTTATTTTTCTAATTTAATAAATTGTATCCTTGCGAACTCATTGTAGCCTGTACTTCTCCTGTATTATTATATGTTTCTGAAGAAAAAGAGTTGGATTTTATTTCTTCATAAGAAATAATGTTATTTTTTTTATCTAAAACTATTTTTCCAATTTCTACAGGTTCGAAAGATTCTGTATTGCCAAAAAATCCAGTAAATACTTTTTGGATGAAATATTTAACTGATAAATTACCATTTTCATCCTGTTTATAATAAATTCCACCTAAGTTAAGATTGGAAGAAGAATCTTGATCCTTTTGCAATTCAATTTTTCGCTGTGCTACTTTTGTAATATAATTTTTAAGGTCTTTTATTTCATTGACATTTTTGGCATATTCAAGAAGTCCATTGACTTTTATTTTAAATTTGCTATTTTTAGGACGGATTTTTAATCTATTGGCTATTTCTTTGTTATAAGAAACATTAACGTCTATTGTATCTCCATTTTGTATTCCTTCAGTTTTAGAAAAAGTAAATGAAATTTCTGCATCTTTTGCAAATTCTTCTTCTTTTGTCATTTTTTCTGTATTTCCATGCATAGTTTCTAACGGGAAATTAGGATTTTGATAGTTTTGGATAGTTGCACTTCCAGAGGCTCCATCAATTCTAACTGTATAATATTTATTAAAATCAAAATTTTTCAAAAAAATAAAATTTGTACAGATATAATATAAAGCAAGAACTCCTATTACAGCAATTCCAATTACTTTATATTTTTTCTTTTTTTCAGGATTCATTGCATTTATTTTTTGGACACCATTATTCCATTCTGATTTTATATCTTCAATTTCTATATTTTTTCCTCTAAAAATAACAAAATAATTAGTTATCGCTGAACCTAATGAAACTAATAAAGTTGTTATTATCGCAAATTGTGTAAATCCTATATTAGGTGTTGCTCCTGTCGCTGCTCCCCACATACCTGATAATGAGCCAAATGCTTTTATAAGACTATTGACTGAATACATTTCAAGAAGTCCTAGTATTCCAAATCCACCAATAAAATAATAGTTTAAATTTTTTAATTTTTCTATTTTATTTTCTTTTTTCGCTTTTAAATAAATTAATACAGAAATTACAATTACCGTTATTATTATTAAATTTAATAAACTTTGCAACATTTTTGCTGTTGAAATAAATCCAATTCCTTCTCCTAACGTATTCATTCCACTATTTAAAAGATTGTCGAAAGAACTGGAACTGCTAGCTTCTGAAGTCAATTTTTTTACATTAGAATATAAACTTAAAGCCTTTATTCCAGCATAAAGAAGTATTGCCGATGAAATTGTACTTAACCAAAATATTATTTTTAAGAAAAGTTTATTATTTTCGTTATCTTTTTGTAAAATATTATCTAAAAATTCTGATTGTGAAGGGTTATTAGAATTATTATTTTCTGAAATTATATTATTATTGCTGTTGTTTCCTATATTATTTTTTGAAAAAACAATAGGATAATTTTTTAATAATGTAAGTGTAGAAAACACAAGACATCCAATTAGAGTAATTAAACCCGTAATTACAGATAATTTAAAAAGAAATTCAGGTATCAATCCTGCAATAGACAATATAAGTATTACTAGAACTACCATTCCTGCTATTGCTAATCTAAAAGGATTTGCATAATTAGGTATTTTCATTTTTTCAGCGTTATTTGAATTTAATGCTTTGGAACGAATACTAAATATTACAATTATATTTATTAAACTTGCAATTCCAAAAATTATAAAAAGAATAAATAATAAATGCATTGAATTATAGCTGTCAACAGCCCCTCCAATCATTCCACCAAATCCATTCATAAATTGTCCTAATATACCAATTATTTTTATGAAAATAAATCCCAATGTTACAAATATTATAGCACTTAACCAAAATAACAATTTTATTTCTCCAAGTTCTATTAAGTTATTGATATTTTGGTTATTTACATTATTTTCTATATTTTTGTTATTATTCATATTTCCTCCTAATTTTTATTTATTAAGCTATTACTATTAGACTGAAAATTAATTGAATTATATAGCTTAAATTTTTTGAATATGAAATAATTTATAATAAATATTAATTTTCATATCGTCTGAATATATCAATAAATCTCTTTTCTTCTTCGTTTAATAAAGTATCTTGATTAGTTTGTGTTCCACGATACCAGCTTTTTTGAGAAAAGTAATTTGAATATTCAGGTTTTGTAAATATATATCCTTTTTTGGCAAATAATGTATTTCTTATATATGCCAATTGTCGTTTTGAAAAAGTTTTTAATATATCTGGATTGTTTTTGTGCATAACTTCATCATAAACTCTATCTAATAATGCTAAATCATCTTCATTCTGATTAGTTTGCGTTGGAGTTGGATTTGATATATTTTCTCCATTTGGTTGTGCTGATGATTGTTCTGGAGTTGCACTTTCACCAGAAGAACTTAATATTCTTCTAAATAAAGTTAATCCATTTTCAAGTACTGTATTTATATCGTTTAATTTTCTTATTTCAGACAATGTTTCACTTTTCTGATTTTTAGAATCCAATTTATATTTTATTTCAGAAATCGCTCCATCTCGAGTAAAATTATAATAAGTTTTATAAACACCACCATTTTCCTCGAATACAGCACCTACGTATTTTTCATCACCATTTTTATTTTCTTCCACATTTAAATCTTTTATGAATTTCCCATTTTTCTGAATACTTCCTATCATAGAT
Proteins encoded in this window:
- a CDS encoding ABC transporter ATP-binding protein, translating into MSLLKTTDLGISFGGLRAVDEVNIEIKEGELVGLIGPNGAGKTTIFNLLTGVYKPTDGDISINQISINKKTTPQIVALGVARTFQNIRLFKELTVLDNVKLALNSSMKYNTFEAIFRLPRFWKEEKEITDKALDLLDIFDMAEMANITAGNLSYGQQRKLEIARALATNPKLLLLDEPAAGMNPNETKELMNTISFIRNKFKIAILLIEHDMDLVMGICERLYVLNFGRIIASGLPDEIQNNKEVIAAYLGE
- a CDS encoding YARHG domain-containing protein: MKKLSIAILILAFMASCSNKENGNTKNRNNTSNQTAAYMKLQNPQGPTVALNLTDFKIENEFIYYQGNIFTGKVTFNLPHKSGYFFVSNGKLEGETEINYKLSGTKKVQVYEQGKLVKLTQTENNIITEVIYSDDPNSISNRKIVQITTKYDKNSYSMDLQSMIGSIQKNGKFIKDLNVEENKNGDEKYVGAVFEENGGVYKTYYNFTRDGAISEIKYKLDSKNQKSETLSEIRKLNDINTVLENGLTLFRRILSSSGESATPEQSSAQPNGENISNPTPTQTNQNEDDLALLDRVYDEVMHKNNPDILKTFSKRQLAYIRNTLFAKKGYIFTKPEYSNYFSQKSWYRGTQTNQDTLLNEEEKRFIDIFRRYEN
- a CDS encoding branched-chain amino acid ABC transporter permease; the protein is MEKTNKDVKAKNIDSTEKKHKEIKEYKWKNLNYFNKLKVKNYVVTFISIIALYIVLSFTFDPNDAFSYTKGIYINILIFVLFAVSLNITVGLMGQLNLGQAGFIAIGGYSAAFISKILVNYNLPTFLQLILVSLFGGLVAAVFGFFVGGSTLRLRGDYLAIITLAFGEIVKYIIQNLDFLGGATGLNNIPTILDFSNTYFIVVISIIIIAMAMTSRKGKEILSIREDEIAAENIGIGLNRVKLYGFAFSAFFAGVGGSLFAHNIGILTPDKFGFLFSIEILVMVVLGGLGSITGAIIAATILTLLNERLRDVSQFRYLVYAIILISLMIFRPKGIFGTKEFTFAGTKRRINKLRNYRNNKN
- a CDS encoding ABC transporter ATP-binding protein — protein: MNILNVNDLNVYYGGIHAIKNISFQIKKGEIVSLIGANGAGKTSTLHAISGLVPIKSGEISLSGENVTNIDAYKLVSRGMAHVPEGRRIFTELTVLENLEIGAFTRNDTDQIKKDMEHMFSLFPRLAERKKQLAGTMSGGEQQMLAMARALMSNPSLLLLDEPSMGLAPLLVQEIFNIIVRINKEENVTVLLVEQNANMALSIADRGYVLETGKIILEGTGKELLTNPEIKKAYLGG
- a CDS encoding branched-chain amino acid ABC transporter permease, with amino-acid sequence MLKSFIEQTINGLQTGSIYALIALGYTMVYGIVKLINFAHGDILMVGAYATLIAVSNGMPLILAIVLSIILCAIMGVVIDFFAYRPIRNAPKISALITAIGMSFLLESLALIIFGANPKVIDQKYIPAFLSNNNKINLGFLSISMLTIFVIVVTSVCMIALNLFIKNTKLGKATRAVSQDTGAAQLMGINVNKTIAITFAIGSGLGALGGALYAIVYPQIEPYMGMLPGLKAFIAAVFGGIGSIPGAMVGGYVLGLIEAYVKGSSLTTWANPIVFGVLILILIFRPNGLFGKNMKEKV